Sequence from the Candidatus Hepatoplasma crinochetorum Av genome:
GAATTTAAATCTCCGCTTATTTCAATTATCATTTCTCTTTTGATTTGATTTAATCATTCTTCTACTTCTTGCTCAATTTTTTTTCTTAATTTATTAATTTTTTGATCACAATCAGCAAGAATTAAATTATCATCATTAATTTTTAATTTTAATTTCTTTGCTTCTGTAGTTAAAAAATTAAAACGATTAATATATTTTTCAAATCCATCAAAATCTACTTTTATTATAGGAAAGATTTTAATTCTTTGATGAAATTTTTCAAATTCATCAATAAATTGATTTTTATTTTCTCTAAATTCACTTGTAATTTCTTTTAAATCATTTTTATTTTCAGCAATTTTCTTTTCCTTTGTAATAAATCCAATTTTTTTTCTTTTATTAAAGATATCATTTAAATTTAATTTTCGAAGTTTATTTATTAAGCTATCAAAAGAAACATTAATTTCTTTTAATTTTTCTTGATAATTATATTTATTTTCAATTTCTTTTTTTACTTTAAAAATATTTTCATTTATTACATTAACTTCTTCGTTGTATTTATTTAATAAATTATATTCTTGGATAATTTTATTATTTAAAAAATTTCGATCTTTTAATAATCTTTCATTTTCTTGTAAACTATTATTTAAAATTTTAAATAATAGTTTTAATTCCTTATTATTAGGAAATTGTAAATTACTTAAAATATTTTGAACACTAGCAGTTGAAATTATTGTTTGTTTTTTATTCTTTACTGATGTTTTATTTTGTGTTAGTTCTTTTTTCACTTTGATCCCTTTTTGTTGTTCTACAAATTAATTATATTATTTTAAAAAAATTAATAATTAATGTAAGATAAAATAATTTTTTTTTATTTTTATAAATATCATTTACTTTTGTAAATGATTTTTTTAATTTAATATCAAAATCTTATAATTATTTTGATTAGGGGTAGGAGAAAAAAATTGAGATGGAAGAAAAAAAGTTAGTTCAAAATAAATCTAACGAAAAAACTATAATAAAAGAAAAAAAGCAAAAAGAAAAATTCTCTTTTCTTTCTTTTTTACAGAAAATAGGTAAATCATTAGTATATCCAATTGCTGTTCTTCCTGCTGCAGCATTAGCATTAAGAATAGGGGATGCTATTAGTGGAGCAGGAGATATGTATTCTGGAATTTGATGATTTGGATGAATTATTGAAACTCCGGGTGCTATTATTTTTGACAATTTAGCAATGATTTTTGGAGTTGGTGTTGCTTTTGGATTAGCAAAAGATCATCGTGGAGAGGCTGCCTTAGTTGGCCTTATCGGATATCTTGGACTTGTTGCTTTAGTTCAAAATGAACACTCTCTTACATCACTTATATATGATAATGTACTTACAAAAGATGGATATTCTCAACTTCTATATTATGTTACAGAAGTTACAAATCCAGATGGCACTACTACTATTTATGCGACTTGATTATTAAATCTTGGAGTTTTTGGGGGAATAGCAATGGGGATTCTTGCGGCTTGACTTTATAACAAATTTTCTGATATTCAATTACCAAAAGCTTTAGGATTTTTTAGTGGAAGAAGATTTGTACCAATGGTAATGCTTTTAGCTACTTTGCTATTTTCCTTTTTGATGGCTATTATTTGGCCTTGATTTCAATTAGCTCTAGTTGAATTAGCTTATGGATTATTATATATTCCCTGATTAGGAGGAGGAGTTTATATTGCTATTAATCGTTTATTAATACCAACAGGTTTACATCAAGTTTTAAATGTTTTCTTCTGATTTCAAATGCCTATTACTTGAGAAGGAAATCAAATTTTTATTCAAGATACAACAGGAACATTTGTTCCGATGTTTGGTGATATTAATGCCTTTTTAGAATCTGGATCTAATGTTGTAATTGCAATTCCAGAAATTGGGGTAGTTGCAAATAGTGATATTGCTTATGATATTAATACTGGAACAGAAATACCTGATCGAACAGCCTTTACTTATTTACAAGAAGCAAATGTTGGAGCTTTTCAAGTTGGATTTTTTCCAATTATGATGTTTGGACTTCCTGCAGTTGGATTAGCAATTGCTAGTCAGGCAGATAAAGAGTATCGTAAAAGTGTTTATGCATTTATGATTACTGCTGCAGCAGTATCATTTTTAACAGGAATTACAGAGCCTCTTGAATTTTCATTTATGTTTGTATCTCCTTTGCTTTATCTTGCTTATGCCTTACTTTCGGGAGTTGTAGGAGCAATAACAATTGCAACAGGAGCTTCATTTGGATTTGGATTTTCAGCAGGAGCAATAGATTTTGGATTATCTGTTCCTAATTCTCTTAATTTATCACATGGAATAAGTAGTTATGCAAATGGTTGAGGGGGATTTATTAATGTTCTTTTAATTGGAATTATTGTTTTTCCTATTTATTACCTGATGTCAATTCTTATTATTAAAAAATTTAATCTAGCAACACCAGGAAGAGGAGGAAACATTTCAGGAATAATTGAATTAGGAGAAGATGAAAAAAATGGTATCAATTCAAAAGATGATAAATATTTCAAAATGACAATTGAAACAATTAAATTAGTAGGAAAAGATAATATCACAGATATTGATAATTGTATTACAAGATTAAGATTATCTGTAAAAGATAATTCTAATCTTAAAAAAGAAGATGCAATAAAAATTGGTTATACTGGACTTATTTCACCAGGGACAAAATCTCTTCAATTTATTATAGGCCCAGAATCAGAAATAATTGCAAAAAATATGAAAGAAATATTTGATAATTGAGAAAATTATCAAGATTACTTTAAATATTACGATGATAAAGTAAAAGAAAAATAAATTCAAGATGTTAAAAAAGTTTATGAAAGGGTTAAATAATGATTAAAATAAGAGGCTATAATAAAGATTTAAAAAAAATTGAAATAATTTTAGAAGCAGGAAAAATTTTAAATGTTAAAGTTTTAGATCAGAAAGAAATTGTCGAAAAACAATATATAATTCCAGGTTTTATTGAAATACATTCACATGGGGGATATAATTTTGATTTTGTGTTAGCAGATCAAAAAAAATTATTATTTTTTTTAAATAAGATGGCTTTAAATGAAGGAGTAACATCTATTTTAGGAACAACAATTACTACAGACTTACAGAAAACAAGGAAAACTTTTAAAAATCTTAGTCCTTTTATTAATAAAAAATTAAATGGAGCAAATTTTATTGGTTGGCATATGGAAGGTCCTTTTATAAGTAAAATAAAAAAGGGAGCTCATCCAATTTCAGAAATTACCGAACCAATAATTAAAAATATAAATAAATATATTGATGGTTATTTTAATAACATTAAATTAATTACTGTTGCTCCTGAAATTATTAATAAAGAATCATTAATTTATCTTAATAAAAAAAATATAATTATTTCTGCTGGCCATATGAATGCAAATAAAAAGCAATTCATTGCAAAAGAAAAATATGGAATAAAATCAATTACTCATTTTAATAATGCAATGCAAAAAAATGATGATCTAAATGATAATAGTTTATCGGAATATATTATAAAAAATGATAATCTTTATATTGAATTTATAAATGATAGAATTCATAATTCAAAAGAATTAGCAGATAAAATTTATAAAATTAAAGCAAAAGATAAAATTATGCTTGTTACTGACTCTTTACAAATAAAAGGATTAAAAGATGGAATTTACCCTGGTCCTAATGGGAATATTTATAAAAGAGATGGAGCGGCATGATTTGAAAACAAAATTTTAAATGGTTCTTGTTATACTATGTATCAAGGATTTAAAGATTGAATTAAATATCAAAAAGCTTCTATTAGTGAAGCAGTGGCTGTAACTTCTACAAATCAAGCAAATCTTTTAAATTTAAAAAAAGGTAAAATCGAAAAAGATTATGATGCTGATGTTTTAATTTTAGATTTTAATTTTAAAATTAAAGATGTATATGTAATGGGAAATAAAATATTGGAGAAATAATGAAGATTATAAGTGGATCTAAAGAAAAATTAGAGCAATCAATTGCAGATAATATAAAAGATATTATCAATTATAAAAGTAATGCAAAACTTTTATTAGCAACAGGAAATTCACCAGTAGGGATTTATCAAAAATTAATTAATTTTTATCAAGAAAAAAAAATATCATTCAAAAATGTAATCACTTTTAATTTAGATGAATATTTAGAAAAAGATAAATATTTTGCTGATTCATTTCTTAATTTTATGAATCAAAAATTATTCAATGAAATTGATATAAATAAAGAAAATACATTTTTTCCAGAAAATCCTGATGAATATAATAAAAAATTAGATAAAATTAATTTTTTTGATATTACTATTTTAGGAGTTGGAGAAAATGGACATATTGCTTTTAATGAACCAGGAAGTAAAATTACGGATCGTACAAAAATTATTGAATTAACTGATTCCACAATTAAAACAAATTTTAAAAATCGTACAAATTATCCAAAAAAAGCAATTACAATCGGAGTAAAAGATATTCTTGAGAAATCTCAATTAATTTATATAATTGCTTGAGGAGAAAAAAAACGTAAAGCAATTGAAAAAATACTAGCAAAAAAAATTGATTCAAATTGACCTGTTACTTATCTTTTAAATCATAAAAATGTAATTTTATTTACAGATCTTGATATTTAGTATTTAATTTTCAGAATTTTAAAAATAATTATTTTATTGAAAATATTTTTTATTTAATTAAATTACAAAATTAAATTTTTTTAGTTTTAAGATTTTTTATAATTTGTTTATGAAAAGGAGGCGATAATTATGTTTAAAACCTCAAATTTTAATAAATTTGATGATTATTTAAATATAAATAATCCTAAATATAATATTGATAGTGGTGCGATTTATATTTTAAATGAAAGTATAAATAGAATCGAAGAATATGTATCACAAATTGAAGAAGAAATATTAAAAAATGAAGGAAATATTGCAAAATCACTAAGAGATTTTTTAGAAAATTTTTTAGAACATTTTATTCCCGAAAAAATTAAAATAAATAATCTTTATAGAGATTTTGATTATCAAAAATATTTCAATTTTCAAAGCAGTTATGAAAAAATTACTGAATTAGATGATTGAAATATAATTAATAAAGATATAAAAGATGCTTTGTATTTTATTAAAAATATATCAAACAATAGTTCTCATAGCAAAAATCAAAAAAATAATTTTGAAATCAATAAATCAAAAATTGTAATGTGTTTAGATTATATTTACAATATTTTATATTGATTTTATGATTTAAATTCAAGTCGTGATTTTAAATCAGATCGATATTATAAACCAAATGAAAAAGAACCTAAAGCAGATATTAAAATAAAGCAAATTTTTTATCATGAACCTTATAAAACAATTGTAATAAATGATGATAAAATTTTAAATGTTTTATTTGATGAAGGCAAAAAGTTTTTTATTCCAATTTATCAAAGAAATTTCTCTTGAACAACAAGTGAAATCGATGAACTATTTCTTGATTTGGAAAAAAGAATAATAGATCAAAAAAATCATTTTTTTGGATTGGTTACTTTAAGTAATACTAATAATTTTCGTAAATCTGCTAACAAAAAAATTTATTTATTAAAAATTGTTGATGGTCAACAAAGATTTACAACAATTGCTTTATTTGTAAAAGCTTTGTATATTAATTATTTAAAAGAATTAAAACACGAAGACAAAATTGATAATAAGTTAGCAAAATTTATTAACAATAAAAATTTACCAATTGACAGATTTGATGATAAAAAATCAATTGAAGCTTTTAGAATTATATGAGAAAAAGATAAAAAATTATTAAAATCAAATAAAAATTATCTTAAAGGAAACAATATTTATGAAATATATAAATATTTATTAAAAAAAATTTCTGATTTTAAAAAACCTAAAAATGAAGAAGAATCAATAATTGGAAATTTAGATAAACTATACCAAAGTTTAAAAAAATTAGTAATTGGAATAAATTGAACAAAAGATTATGATGAATTTGAGCTTTTTGAATCAATAAATTCTAAAGGAGTTTTACTTACTAATTTTAATATTTTTAAAAACTATATAATATCTCTTGTTTCTAATCAAGAAGAAGATCAAATAGGAGAAATAGGTTTAATTTTTAATGATGATAAATCAAAGCAAATAACAACTTTATTTGATTATTATATTGTTGAAAAATTAAATTTATGATTAGGAAATAATAAAGAAAAAGATTTTGAAAAAATAACAAATAATTTTTTCAATTCTTATATTAATTTTTATAGTAATAGTAAAACAAATGAAAAAAGATTATTTTCCCAATTTAAATCATTATTTTCCAATCAATTAAAACAAAAATATAATAAGATCGATAATTTTTCCTTACAAGAATTTGAAAATATTTTAAAGGATTTATCAGTATTTTTAAATACTTATTTATTTTTAAATATAGGAACATATCAAATTTGAAGTAAAAGTTCAATCTTATCTGATTATTATAAATATTTTTATTCATTAGCAGGAACAAGTTTTGTAAATATTTTAATTCCTTATTTAATTAGTGAAGAAAATATTGTATTCTCAGATAAAGGAGCTATTATAAGAATTAAAAATCCTTCAGAATTTATTGATATTCTTAAATTTATTCAAAATTGAAGAATAAGACTAGGAGCTGTAAATTCAAAAGAAAATTATGGAATTAAAATTTTAAATTTTTCTAAAAAATTTAATCAAATCTTAGAAATTAATAAAAAAAATGGATTATTAATAGAACCTTTTTTAAATTTATTAAAAAAAGCTATTTCAAATGAAGATAATTTATTAAAATTTCCAGATGATCAAAAATTTTATAATGTTCTTGCAAATGAACCAATTTATAATGCTCAAATTTTAAAAGATATTATTTTTAAAATTGTACATCAAAATAATTATTCAATTGATGAACAAAAATTTAGTAAATATGATGTTTATCCTATTGTTGAAAAAGAAGCAAAAAAACGTAGCGAGGAATGAAATAGATTTTTACAAAAATTTAATAATATCACAGAGGAATCTTGTTTAAGATTAGGCAATTATTTTTTTCATAAAATAAATAAATTAATTAAAAAAAATGAAAAAGATAGTTTTGATTCTTTAATTAAAAATATAGAATATGATAATTTTACAATAAATAATAATAGTAATTTTGAGATTTTAGCATTAAAAGATCTGAAAAATTATTATGGAAAAAACATAAACGATTATTTTATAGAGAGATCAAAATATTTTGCAATAAAAGCAAAAGAAATATTTAAATAAATAAAAAAACATGTTTTAAAACATGTTTTTTTATTTTGTTTTTTATCTAAATTATTAGATAGAATCAGTTCTTACTGTTGTAGGAGTAATAGATTGATAATAATCTTCATAATTTATTGTACTTATTTCTATAAAGGTATATTCTGTATTAGGAATTAAATTATTTACTTTAAAAGTAAATTGATATTTTTCTGTTCCTTCGATACTTCCTTTTCCTATATATATTGCAGAATTTTCAATATAATCAGATTGATAATATTTATTTGAATCATCTTTTAAAAAAATTCCATTATAAGGATTGAAATTATTAAAAGTAGGATTATTAATATTAGAATTATCTTTTAATTTTAAATTATCAATTTGAATTGAAAATTCAAAAGAATTTGAAGTAATTGAATTTTCAAATATAACAAAAGAATCTGTAATTAATGAAATTTCACTATTTTCTGATGATTCAACTGTAATAGGTTCATCAAAATAAACTATTTCAGGGTTTTCTGTATAAAATGGATTATCTAGAGATAAACCAGTAAAAATATATGTATTATTATTTTCTAAATTTAAACCATTTTGTTGGAAGATAAATTCATAATCATAATATCCAGCAATACTACTATATCCAATTAAATTACTATCTAAATAAGTAGAATTGTAATAATTATTATTTTGATCAATTAATCAAATTCCATTATTTACATCATAATTTTCAAAACCTGTTTCATCAGCATTTGGTTTTAAATTATCAATTTCAACAGAATAATTAAAAGAATTATTTGTAATAGAATAATTAATTACACCAAATGAATTAGCAATTATTGAGGGATTTTGTGATTTTGTTATAAAAGTCATAGGATCTTGTTCTATTTTATATTTATAACTTCCATCTTCATAAAAATATTGAATTGAAGTAATTTGATAATTTGTATCTATACTTAAATTATTTAATTTGATTTTATAAGAATCATCTAAAGTTACTTTTTTATGATAAGTTGTATTTAAATCAAGATTTGTATAATTTATTTTTACTTGTCTTTGATCATTTGTATAATTATTAATATCAAAAGCTTCACCATTTTGTGTTAAATTTAAACTAATTGTTGCATCTGTACTATTAATTATGCTTACTCAATAATCAGAAATTATGTAATCTGTTAAAATGGAATAATCTTCAATATTAATTTCATATCCATCAATAATTATTGAATCAATTGTATATTCTTCTCCTCTTATAAAATCACCATCAATTCGATAATAATATGAATCTTCTTCAATATTTGATCTACCATCAATAAATGTAGTATTATAAATTTTTCCATTATTATCTTTTATTTTAATTGACGGAATATCATTAATTACATTTAAAGCATCATTTAAATTTAATTGAACAAATAATTTATTATTTAAATAATAAAATTGATAATTATTTAAAATATTAGGAATTGTAGAAAAAATTGCTTCAAATTCTAATAAATTATCATCGCTTGCATTTCCACCATTTCCTAATTGCCCATAAGCATCATTTCCTGCCATATACAATGTATCAGCAATACTGTCATTATTATAATCAATTAATATTCCTGAATGTCCATTTCCTAAACTGATATCAGTAATTTTTCCTTGTCATTGATCATTTTTAGGAGTTATCATAGTCGGGGTTAATAAATTTGTTATTGTTCCATTACCAAGTTGTCCATATTGATTATTTCCTCACATATAAAGTGTATCTGCATATTGTTCATTAATTTCTTCATTTGAATTTACAACAACTGATGAATAATTTCCACCTAATGATACATCATAAATGCTTCCTCCTCAATCATTATTTTCTGGTGTTATTATAGTTGGTGTAGAAACATCAATTTCTGTTCCATTTCCAATTTGTCCATATTGATTATTTCCTCACATATAAAGTGTATTATTTGTTCTAGCTGGATCTTCTAAATTTTCATTAATTAATAAACTAGAATCATCACCATTTAATTCAAAATCTATAAATGTTCCATTTCAAGTACCACTTTGTGGAACAACAATTATTGGAGTAGTAGAAAAACCACCTGTTGTTTCATTTCCGATTTGTCCATTACTGTTATTTCCTCACATATAAAGAACATTACCATAACCATCATTTATAGAATCGGTGTCAATAGTAACTCCTGTATGATTGTATCCTAAATCAAGATCAACAATATTTCCACCTCAAGTACCACTTTCTGGATTTATAATTTGTGGACTTGGATAATAACCTGTTCCTGTTGTTCCGTTATTACCAATTTGACCATATTGGTTGCTTCCTCACATATAAAGTGTATCTGCATATCCATCTAAATTTGTATCAATAGTAACTCCAGTATGATTATATCCCAAATCAAAATCAATAATATTTCCGCCTCAATTTGTTTGGTCTGTTGGAGTTATTATTTTTGGAGTAGTAGTATTTTTAATCGTTCCATCTCCAATTTCACCTTTAGAGTTATTTCCTCACATATATAGTGTATCTGCATATCCATCTAAATTAGTATCTACAGTTAAACCACTAGTGAGTCCATTTAATGAAAAATCAATAATATTTCCACCCCAATCATTTTGATTTTGTGGTAGTATTTTTATCGGATAAAATTGATTTATAGCTGTTGCATTTCCAATTTGTCCTTTATCATTTCTTCCTCACATATAAAGTGTATCTGCATATCCATTTTCATCTGTATCAATTGTTATACCACTATGGAAATCTCCTGCTTCAAAATCTTTTAAAACAATTTTCTCTCCTAATTTTACATTTTCATTTAAATCTTTATAATTAGAACTATTATATCCAAAAGCAATAACTATTGGAATAATAGTAATAGCACTAATAATTTTTTTCATATTCTTGATTTAAAAATTCTCTCTTTCTCAATTTTATTTAATCTTACATCCAAAAAAATTATATTACTTTTTTTTTAAGATTACATTAATGTTTTTACTATTACATCATCTATA
This genomic interval carries:
- a CDS encoding PTS transporter subunit EIIC, whose translation is MEEKKLVQNKSNEKTIIKEKKQKEKFSFLSFLQKIGKSLVYPIAVLPAAALALRIGDAISGAGDMYSGIWWFGWIIETPGAIIFDNLAMIFGVGVAFGLAKDHRGEAALVGLIGYLGLVALVQNEHSLTSLIYDNVLTKDGYSQLLYYVTEVTNPDGTTTIYATWLLNLGVFGGIAMGILAAWLYNKFSDIQLPKALGFFSGRRFVPMVMLLATLLFSFLMAIIWPWFQLALVELAYGLLYIPWLGGGVYIAINRLLIPTGLHQVLNVFFWFQMPITWEGNQIFIQDTTGTFVPMFGDINAFLESGSNVVIAIPEIGVVANSDIAYDINTGTEIPDRTAFTYLQEANVGAFQVGFFPIMMFGLPAVGLAIASQADKEYRKSVYAFMITAAAVSFLTGITEPLEFSFMFVSPLLYLAYALLSGVVGAITIATGASFGFGFSAGAIDFGLSVPNSLNLSHGISSYANGWGGFINVLLIGIIVFPIYYLMSILIIKKFNLATPGRGGNISGIIELGEDEKNGINSKDDKYFKMTIETIKLVGKDNITDIDNCITRLRLSVKDNSNLKKEDAIKIGYTGLISPGTKSLQFIIGPESEIIAKNMKEIFDNWENYQDYFKYYDDKVKEK
- a CDS encoding N-acetylglucosamine-6-phosphate deacetylase — translated: MIKIRGYNKDLKKIEIILEAGKILNVKVLDQKEIVEKQYIIPGFIEIHSHGGYNFDFVLADQKKLLFFLNKMALNEGVTSILGTTITTDLQKTRKTFKNLSPFINKKLNGANFIGWHMEGPFISKIKKGAHPISEITEPIIKNINKYIDGYFNNIKLITVAPEIINKESLIYLNKKNIIISAGHMNANKKQFIAKEKYGIKSITHFNNAMQKNDDLNDNSLSEYIIKNDNLYIEFINDRIHNSKELADKIYKIKAKDKIMLVTDSLQIKGLKDGIYPGPNGNIYKRDGAAWFENKILNGSCYTMYQGFKDWIKYQKASISEAVAVTSTNQANLLNLKKGKIEKDYDADVLILDFNFKIKDVYVMGNKILEK
- a CDS encoding glucosamine-6-phosphate deaminase; this translates as MKIISGSKEKLEQSIADNIKDIINYKSNAKLLLATGNSPVGIYQKLINFYQEKKISFKNVITFNLDEYLEKDKYFADSFLNFMNQKLFNEIDINKENTFFPENPDEYNKKLDKINFFDITILGVGENGHIAFNEPGSKITDRTKIIELTDSTIKTNFKNRTNYPKKAITIGVKDILEKSQLIYIIAWGEKKRKAIEKILAKKIDSNWPVTYLLNHKNVILFTDLDI
- a CDS encoding DUF262 domain-containing protein, with protein sequence MFKTSNFNKFDDYLNINNPKYNIDSGAIYILNESINRIEEYVSQIEEEILKNEGNIAKSLRDFLENFLEHFIPEKIKINNLYRDFDYQKYFNFQSSYEKITELDDWNIINKDIKDALYFIKNISNNSSHSKNQKNNFEINKSKIVMCLDYIYNILYWFYDLNSSRDFKSDRYYKPNEKEPKADIKIKQIFYHEPYKTIVINDDKILNVLFDEGKKFFIPIYQRNFSWTTSEIDELFLDLEKRIIDQKNHFFGLVTLSNTNNFRKSANKKIYLLKIVDGQQRFTTIALFVKALYINYLKELKHEDKIDNKLAKFINNKNLPIDRFDDKKSIEAFRIIWEKDKKLLKSNKNYLKGNNIYEIYKYLLKKISDFKKPKNEEESIIGNLDKLYQSLKKLVIGINWTKDYDEFELFESINSKGVLLTNFNIFKNYIISLVSNQEEDQIGEIGLIFNDDKSKQITTLFDYYIVEKLNLWLGNNKEKDFEKITNNFFNSYINFYSNSKTNEKRLFSQFKSLFSNQLKQKYNKIDNFSLQEFENILKDLSVFLNTYLFLNIGTYQIWSKSSILSDYYKYFYSLAGTSFVNILIPYLISEENIVFSDKGAIIRIKNPSEFIDILKFIQNWRIRLGAVNSKENYGIKILNFSKKFNQILEINKKNGLLIEPFLNLLKKAISNEDNLLKFPDDQKFYNVLANEPIYNAQILKDIIFKIVHQNNYSIDEQKFSKYDVYPIVEKEAKKRSEEWNRFLQKFNNITEESCLRLGNYFFHKINKLIKKNEKDSFDSLIKNIEYDNFTINNNSNFEILALKDLKNYYGKNINDYFIERSKYFAIKAKEIFK
- a CDS encoding RCC1 domain-containing protein gives rise to the protein MKKIISAITIIPIVIAFGYNSSNYKDLNENVKLGEKIVLKDFEAGDFHSGITIDTDENGYADTLYMWGRNDKGQIGNATAINQFYPIKILPQNQNDWGGNIIDFSLNGLTSGLTVDTNLDGYADTLYMWGNNSKGEIGDGTIKNTTTPKIITPTDQTNWGGNIIDFDLGYNHTGVTIDTNLDGYADTLYMWGSNQYGQIGNNGTTGTGYYPSPQIINPESGTWGGNIVDLDLGYNHTGVTIDTDSINDGYGNVLYMWGNNSNGQIGNETTGGFSTTPIIVVPQSGTWNGTFIDFELNGDDSSLLINENLEDPARTNNTLYMWGNNQYGQIGNGTEIDVSTPTIITPENNDWGGSIYDVSLGGNYSSVVVNSNEEINEQYADTLYMWGNNQYGQLGNGTITNLLTPTMITPKNDQWQGKITDISLGNGHSGILIDYNNDSIADTLYMAGNDAYGQLGNGGNASDDNLLEFEAIFSTIPNILNNYQFYYLNNKLFVQLNLNDALNVINDIPSIKIKDNNGKIYNTTFIDGRSNIEEDSYYYRIDGDFIRGEEYTIDSIIIDGYEINIEDYSILTDYIISDYWVSIINSTDATISLNLTQNGEAFDINNYTNDQRQVKINYTNLDLNTTYHKKVTLDDSYKIKLNNLSIDTNYQITSIQYFYEDGSYKYKIEQDPMTFITKSQNPSIIANSFGVINYSITNNSFNYSVEIDNLKPNADETGFENYDVNNGIWLIDQNNNYYNSTYLDSNLIGYSSIAGYYDYEFIFQQNGLNLENNNTYIFTGLSLDNPFYTENPEIVYFDEPITVESSENSEISLITDSFVIFENSITSNSFEFSIQIDNLKLKDNSNINNPTFNNFNPYNGIFLKDDSNKYYQSDYIENSAIYIGKGSIEGTEKYQFTFKVNNLIPNTEYTFIEISTINYEDYYQSITPTTVRTDSI